Below is a genomic region from Zea mays cultivar B73 chromosome 9, Zm-B73-REFERENCE-NAM-5.0, whole genome shotgun sequence.
AAGAATTGAATGTATTGACacccccttgcaaaaaaaagaGAATATGTTGTTATTGCGTGATTATCTGTCTATTTTACATCTGCTATTTGCGGAGTTTTGGATAACTTTGGTTTCAGAATGGCACTGAAGTCTCAAGATATCTTGAAATTGAATATGCATTGCTATTATGTGACTGTCCTACATGTTGGTTCCTGGAATTCTGGTTACCATTTATACATACTGTTTCAGAATGGCCGCTGAAGACTCAAAAGATATCCTAAAGAAGCGTCTCCCAAAGAAAATCAGAGAAGTCCCTGACTGCTATTTTCTCCCTCGTCGATCATGGCCTTCTGCACTGGCAATCTACGGTGCTGTATGTGCTGCTAGCTTTGGTGCAGGGATGCTTCTTGAGGTTTGGATAAACAAaaagatcaaaggtatattcccGCATTTCATAGCAGGAGAAAGATCAAAAAGCCTACTTGATTTTCGTACCTTAGGACTGTATCTGGGAAACTTAAGGTTATGAGGTGTTCTCTTCTGTTATTGGATTATGAATTGTACTGCAGAAAGCACAGATTAGGATTGCATACCTGCTTATGTACTCATACTAATGATATTCTATGCATCTTCTCACTCTTGTTCATTGCTTCATCTAGAGGACAGTGGCATTGTCTGGGAGATGGATAAATGATGCAATGCATGCTTTGTTGTGGTGAATCCCGCGTTGTCATCATGGACACAGCTAGCTCTGAAGATTTCTGGTGGAAATTGACACAACCTTGTTTCTGTATCTGGATCTATTATGCATAATGGCAGAATGATGTCACAAACCTTTGAGCCTCATTAGTCGAATAAACTCAAATTATCCAAACAGTATAAGAAACTGTTGTTCCGGTGGGCACTGTCGCCTATGCACTGGTAAGCATCAGTCTGAACATTTCTTGTTTCTGATGGTTCGGTGGCATGTTGTGATCAAATTTGGTGAACAATGACATTTTTTGTTGCGTCGATGACTTTTGAGGGGCAGCGGTACATCAAATTATCGTGCATTCACCTGTATGTTAAGCAGAAACTTTATTGATTATgttggcaaacacaaggggtaatGTGTCGTCTCTAAGAAGCATAACAGGTCAGTTTTTTTCTACATCTCTATAAAGATATTGGATCACTCCAAGTTGAGATGAATCCTTAAAATCAGATACAGAGAACCTTGATGTGTGCTCGGCATTCGCTTACCGATAAAGAATTTGTTGGGCCGTGTCCGTCCGTGTATGTAGAGCCCAAGAGGCATGTATATTTATGTGTATTGTATCAGCTGCAATAGAGAGTGTTCTAGAGACTTCAAAACCCTACCTCAACATGGTACCAGAGCCAAAGCACGGCGGCGTGCTACTGTAGCAGCGACGACCTACGCGGAGCAGGCGTGGCCGACGGCGAGCTTCAGACTGTGCAGGACGCGAGTAGAGCGGCCTGCCGTGCTGAAGGAAGGAGGAGGTGAAGGTGGGGCGGCGAGCGCAGCAAGAAGCAGGCGGGGAAGATGGATATCTGGCATCGCGTGGAGCTTGGAGGCACCACCAGCTTGGACGCAGCTGCCTTCGCCGGCGCTAGCATCGACTAGAAGGAGACGTAGGCCAGCTCTTGCTCTGGAAGAAGGCTACCGTCGTCGAGGGCCAGCTCGACCCGGCAGCTGCTGCCATCAACTTGCTCTGCTCCAACTCCAAGAAGACTGCTGTCGGCTTTGGGTTCTTACCCATCGGAACACAAGGTGAGGACTATTTATTTGCTGATTGCACAGTAAATTGGAGTTGGTAGTTTACTGCCTTGGTGAAGTGAAAAAAGGAAGAAAAGTGGAAATTATTTGTGTACCGGTGGAATTGCTAGAGAATGGGAGAGAATCAAGGGATTGAGCAAGTTCTTGGTAAGTTGGTTGAATTGCTGTCAGCAAGAAGGGACGAAGCTCCATCTTCAAGTAAGGAAAATATTGTCCATATAGAACCAGTTCAGAAGCTAGAGCTGATGCCAAATGAGGTTAAACTGGAGGGGGTAAAGAATTATTTGGCTTGGTCTAGGAGAGCCTTGCGATTGTTGAAAGCAAAAAGACTCGAGGGCTATGTTGATGGAACTGTCGTTGAGCCCAAAGACAAGCCAAGTGCTGAATGGAAGGATTGGGATGCTATAAACTCTTTGGTAGCAGCATGGATGTTAAGTTCTATGATCCCAGCAATTGCTAGCACTATTGATACAATTATAAGTGCTGCAGAAATGTGGAAAGCGCTTGAAGAAATGTATTCGGGAGCTGGAAATGTTATGTTGATGGTGGAGACTGAAGATCGCCTCCATAATATCAAACAGGGGGAGCGAACTGTGGCGGAGTATGTTCAGGAATTGCAGTGTTTGTGGGCTGATGTTGACCATTATGATCCTATTGAGCTACCACACTCAGAGTGTGTTGTTTGGGCAAAGAAATGGGTGGAAAAAAGACGTGTGCTTCAATTTTTAAGGGGTCTAAACCCAGAGTTTGAGGGAAGACGAGCCTCCATGTTTCATCAATCCACTCTTCCTAGCCTACAAGAGGCAATAGCTGCTATATCCCAGGAGGAGTCACGACTCAAAGTGATGAGGGAAAGTCCTCCAGTGTCATCTCACCCTGTGTTTTCAGCTATGAGAACTAAAGACGCTAGAGAGTGTTACAATTGTGGTGATATTGGACACATTGCTCGTAATTGTACTAAACCTTTCAAGTTTAACCGCGGGAGAGGAAGAGGGGCTGctagaggtggtagaggttgtggAGGTAGAAGTTGGGCAAGAGCTAATGCAACAACTACAAAAGAAGACCTTGAGATCTTTATGGAGAATGAAGCTGAAACAAAGTCGACTGAGCAACATAAAATTCCTGGAAATAAAAATCAGGAGTCCTACACTGGGGATTTTGTCAACTGCGCCTACACAGATGAAGGTAATTATGTCCATGCTCTTGTACCCACACAAATCACACGATTAAATTGGATTTTAGACTCGGGAGCATCAAAGCATGTCACAGGCACGTCAAGTGAGTTTACATCATATATGAGATATCCCCCCACACGTAAAGAAATGATTCAAACTGCTGATGGTACTCCACGACCTATCAAGGGTGTTGGCACAGTACAATGCACTTCATCTATTAAGTTGTCATCAGTTTTGTATGTGCCAACTTTTCCTGTTAATTTGATATCACTAAGTGCTTTGGTTGATCAATTGGACTATCAGATTATACTTGACCGAGATAATTGTTTAATTCAGGAGAGGAGAACAGGGAAAAGACTTGGGACAGCTACCAGGCGTAGTGGATTATGGTATATGTACCATGAGGAGACAAATGATACAAGATGCACTATGTTGGCAACGAAGTTGGAAGAGAAGGAAGTTGTAGTGATGCTTTTGCATTGTAGATTCGGGCATCTCTCTTTTGATAAGATATGCAAAGTTTTTCCCGATGTAATGTGTGGGGTGGATAAAAGCAAGCTATTGTGTGATGCCTGTGAGTTTGCAAAACACACGAGGACATCTTATATAAGTCGAGGTATCAGGAGTATATCTCCTTTCGTGCTAGTTCATTCTGATGTTTGGATGTGTCCTGTGACTTCTATTAATGGAATGAAGTACTTTGTTACTTTTATTGACAGTTTttctcggatgacatgggtctatGTGATGAAGCATAAAGATGAAGTGTTGAATTGCTTTCAAAAATTTTGTGCTTTGGTCAAGAATCAATTCAATACTCAAGTTAAAATGATCAGAACAGATAATGGAACTGAGTATGTAAATAAGGAATTTAATGCCTTTCTCTCGAGAAATGGTATCTTACATCGGACCTCATGTCCTGATACACCTCCACAAAATGGGGTGGCTGAAAGGAAGAATCGTCACATTTTGGAGGTTGCTCGTTCACTTATGTTTACAATGAATGTTCCGAAGTTTCTATGGAGTGAGGCTGTTTTGACTGCCACATATCTCATCAATCACACTCCTTCAAAAATACTTGCAATGAAAACTCCATGTGAGGTTCTTCTCGGTGAAAATAAGTTTGTGGTTCCACCTAAAATTTTTGGATGTACATGCTTTGTAAGAGATCATAGACCTCAAGTGGGGAAGTTGGATCCTCGTGCTCTGAAATGCATTTTGTTGGATATCCTACAGGTCAAAAAGGCTACAAGTGTTGGAATCCTAGTGAACGACGCCTATTTGTAAGCATGGATGTTACATTCAGAGAGACTGTGCCTTTCTACGGTGAGAAGACAGATTTAAATTTCTTTCTTGAATCTGCCTCTAATAGCATAGATGATGCTAGTCGAGAGGGGGAGAATAGAGAGGTTGATCCAAAGGAGCACCATTCAAATAAAATGGAAGTGGTGATCGGTGCTTCCCAACAAAAAATGTAAGTAGTAGGGCCAAATGAACCAGAGTCAAACTCCAGTCATGAGAATAATAGATCTTGTGGTGATAATTTACGATACAAGGGTGAAGTATATACAAGAAGAAAGTCTCACTTGCATTCTGAGCCTCGTGAAACAAATCCATCATCTAGTATTGAGCAGTTTTCTCCTGACACATTAGAAACTACAGATGCACCATTGATCTCTCATAGAGAAATTGAAGATCCCTCTTCTCATGATTTGCCCATTGCAATACGAAAAGGAGCACGTGCTAAGGCTGGAGTGCCTCCAACAAGGTATGGATATGAACATGACATTAGCAATTATGTTTCTTATGCGTCTTTGTCACCATCATATAGGGCATTTGTTGCGTCATTGCATTCTATAGCAATTCCAAGAGATTGGAAAGAAGCACAACATGATTCTAACTGGCGTGAGGCAATGTTGGAGGAGCTTAAGGCTCTTGAAAAGAATCAAACATGGGAGTTTGTGAAACTGCCTAAAGGAAAAAAAGCAGTCAATTGTAAGTGGGTATTCACTGTGAAGCAAAACCTAGAAGGAAAGGTAGAACGATATAAAGCAAGGTTGGTTGCAAGGGGGTACAACCAAACATATGGAATTGATTATGATGAGACATTTGCCCCCGTGGCAAAAATGAGTACGGTAAGGACACTAATCTCTTGTGCTGCGAACTTTGGTTGGCCTTTGTATCAACTAGATGTTAAGAATGCATTCTTGCATGGTGATTTACAAGAGGAGGTCTATATGGAGATCCCACCTGGAGTGTCAGAGCCCGGGGCAGCCGGAAAGGTATGCCGATTGAAAAAATCATTATATGGTCTCAAGCAGTCACCACGAGCTTGGTTTGATAGATTTAGACGTGCACTATGTGGTATGGGATATAAACAATGCAATGGGGATCATACTGTATTTTATCGACACTTCGGGCGTCGAATTGCAATTCTAGCTGTGTATGTGGATGATATTATCATCACAGGTGACGACGAACATGAGATCGCTCATCTAAAAGAGAATCTGAGTAAGGAGTTTGAGGTTAAAGATCTTGGTCACCTTAAGTACTTTCTTGGTATTGAGGTTGCCCGATCCCCACAAGGAATAGTTCTTTCTCAGAGGAAGTATGTTCTAGACTTACTTGATGAAACAAGTATGCTTGGATGTCGACCTATAGCAACACCTATTGACTTGAATCACAAATTATGTGCTGAATCTGGTGATCCTGTGAACAAGGAAAGCTACCAAAGGCTTGTTGGTCGACTCATCTACTTGTGTCACACAAGGCCTGATATCACATATGCTGTCAGTGTGGTGAGCCGATACATGCATGACCCAAAAAGTGGACATCTTGATGCAGTTTATCGTATACTGCGATATTTAAAGTCTTGTCCTGGAAAGGGAATATTCTTTAAGAGTCATGGTCATCTAAAGGTGGAAGGATACTCTGATGCAGACTGGGCCAGCTGCCTTGATGATAGAAGATCGACTTCAAGTTATTGTGTGTTTGTTGGGGGAAATTTGATATCATGGAGAAGTAAGAAACAATCAGTTGTATCCCGTTCCACTGCTGAAGCAGAATATAGAGCTATGTCacttatgttatgtgagatgatgtggGTTAAGAATCTTCTATCAGAATTGAATGTATTGAGAAGAAGTCCCCTGAGGCTATGGTGCGATAACAAATCAGCTATAAGTATAGCTAATAATCCTGTTCAACATGACAGAACAAAACATGTGGAGATTGATCGGTTCTTCATCAAGGAGAAGTTAGATGATGGAACATTAGAGCTGAGTCATGTGTAAGTTCGAAGGATCAAATAGCTGATTGCTTAACTAAGGGTTTAGGAGTAAAAGAGTGTCATATATTATGTAACAAGATGGAAATGATTGATATCTATCGTCCATCTTGAGGGGGAGCGTTGGGCCGTGTCCGTCCGTGTATGTAGAGCCCAAGAGGCATGTATATTTATGTGTATTGTATC
It encodes:
- the LOC100276674 gene encoding uncharacterized protein isoform X1, producing MAHERRACLVGRRSFWHFTNAETFLLDSASPAPHRRAASSIAAAASIDPRTTRMAAEDSKDILKKRLPKKIREVPDCYFLPRRSWPSALAIYGAVCAASFGAGMLLEVWINKKIKEDSGIVWEMDK
- the LOC100276674 gene encoding uncharacterized protein isoform X2, translating into MVLFRSENDLMAAEDSKDILKKRLPKKIREVPDCYFLPRRSWPSALAIYGAVCAASFGAGMLLEVWINKKIKEDSGIVWEMDK